Proteins co-encoded in one Carassius carassius chromosome 35, fCarCar2.1, whole genome shotgun sequence genomic window:
- the LOC132115987 gene encoding sialic acid-binding Ig-like lectin 7 isoform X1: MSSTLRTLMAGNQLTSFIFISSVLVHTHSADDIYSAVMPQTVTALTGSCVQIPCTFDISDFEDKRKRAESIYGIWTKTKSQFAEKDGFIAFNSSENIIRGFSDIQMTGNLSERNCTTVFYNIMKNHSDLYYFRLEMKPNVFEATFNPSTDVTKKTVRINVTDSPEPPELKLSDQRVMEETTVNLRCSAEAPCPKQPPTISWSNIPKSAHNTTQLQEKPDKTQSVVSKLTFKVSYKDHKRNITCTATYPRNTPDASTVETIVMLRVLFPPKETHVIITPSVGTNVTLTCKSRASPSNDLTYTWYKHGEETPIAWGMKINLTQTQNQTGSYLCIAQNKYGNQSSEEAQHTGQSGLSHLVIFGCTGGLLAFFLLSAVFFYTMRKKASRQAHVIGSDQAEDKNRDTMDICTNNVTAISKNGEKKETDDLHYGEIDFSKLQTGHKTEEHSNNVSETEYSELQVTQR, encoded by the exons ATGTCATCCACTCTACGAACCCTGATGGCAGGAAACCAGTTAACGTCCTTTATTTTCATCAGCTCTGTGTTGGTACATACTCACTCAG CTGATGATATCTACTCTGCTGTGATGCCTCAGACAGTAACAGCTCTAACAGGCTCCTGTGTGCAGATTCCTTGCACATTCGACATCTCTGATTTTGAGGACAAACGTAAGAGGGCAGAATCTATTTATGGGATCTGGACAAAAACCAAATCACAGTTTGCAGAAAAAGATGGTTTTATAGCGTTTAACAGCAGTGAAAACATCATTAGAGGATTCAGTGACATACAGATGACTGGAAATCTCAGTGAGAGGAACTGCACAACTGTCTTCTATAACATCATGAAGAATCATTCAGACCTCTATTACTTCAGACTGGAAATGAAGCCAAATGTGTTTGAAGCAACATTTAACCCCAGTACAGATGTTACAAAAAAGACTGTGAGGATCAATGTCACAG ATTCACCAGAACCTCCTGAACTTAAACTCAGTGATCAGAGAGTGATGGAGGAAACTACAGTCAATCTGAGATGCTCTGCTGAAGCCCCCTGCCCCAAACAACCTCCTACAATATCCTGGTCTAACATCCCTAAATCTGCCCACAATACAACACAGTTACAGGAGAAACCTGATAAAACTCAGTCAGTGGTTTCAAAGCTGACCTTCAAAGTTTCATACAAAGATCACAAAAGGAACATCACCTGCACTGCTACATATCCAAGAAATACGCCTGATGCCTCAACTGTGGAGACTATAGTAATGCTACGAGTCCTGT TTCCTCCAAAAGAAACTCACGTCATCATTACTCCATCTGTTGGCACTAATGTGACTTTGACCTGCAAAAGCCGAGCCAGTCCATCAAATGACTTGACCTACACCTGGTATAAACATGGAGAGGAGACGCCTATAGCTTGGggaatgaaaattaatttaaccCAAACTCAGAATCAAACAGGATCATACCTTTGCattgcacaaaataaatatgGAAATCAGTCATCAGAAGAGGCCCAGCACACAG GACAGAGCGGACTCTCTCATCTGGTGATATTTGGCTGCACAGGAGGACTTTTGGCTTTTTTTCTGTTGTCTGCTGTATTTTTCTACACTATGAG AAAAAAGGCTTCAAGACAGGCCCATGTCATAGGAAGTGATCAG GCTGAGGATAAAAACAGAGACACAATGGATATCTGTACTAACAATGTCACTGCGATCAGCAAGAATGGCGAGAAGAAAGAAACTGATGATCTCCACTATGGTGAAATTGACTTCTCCAAACTCCAGACGGGGCACAAGACAGAGGAACACTCAAACAATGTCTCAGAGACAGAGTATTCTGAGCTTCAAGTGACACAGAGATAG
- the LOC132115987 gene encoding sialic acid-binding Ig-like lectin 7 isoform X2 — translation MSSTLRTLMAGNQLTSFIFISSVLVQTHSADDIYSAVMPQTVTALTGSCVQIPCTFDISDFEDKRKRAESIYGIWTKTKSQFAEKDGFIAFNSSENIIRGFSDIQMTGNLSERNCTTVFYNIMKNHSDLYYFRLEMKPNVFEATFNPSTDVTKKTVRINVTDSPEPPELKLSDQRVMEETTVNLRCSAEAPCPKQPPTISWSNIPKSAHNTTQLQEKPDKTQSVVSKLTFKVSYKDHKRNITCTATYPRNTPDASTVETIVMLRVLFPPKETHVIITPSVGTNVTLTCKSRASPSNDLTYTWYKHGEETPIAWGMKINLTQTQNQTGSYLCIAQNKYGNQSSEEAQHTGQSGLSHLVIFGCTGGLLAFFLLSAVFFYTMRKKASRQAHVIGSDQAEDKNRDTMDICTNNVTAISKNGEKKETDDLHYGEIDFSKLQTGHKTEEHSNNVSETEYSELQVTQR, via the exons CTGATGATATCTACTCTGCTGTGATGCCTCAGACAGTAACAGCTCTAACAGGCTCCTGTGTGCAGATTCCTTGCACATTCGACATCTCTGATTTTGAGGACAAACGTAAGAGGGCAGAATCTATTTATGGGATCTGGACAAAAACCAAATCACAGTTTGCAGAAAAAGATGGTTTTATAGCGTTTAACAGCAGTGAAAACATCATTAGAGGATTCAGTGACATACAGATGACTGGAAATCTCAGTGAGAGGAACTGCACAACTGTCTTCTATAACATCATGAAGAATCATTCAGACCTCTATTACTTCAGACTGGAAATGAAGCCAAATGTGTTTGAAGCAACATTTAACCCCAGTACAGATGTTACAAAAAAGACTGTGAGGATCAATGTCACAG ATTCACCAGAACCTCCTGAACTTAAACTCAGTGATCAGAGAGTGATGGAGGAAACTACAGTCAATCTGAGATGCTCTGCTGAAGCCCCCTGCCCCAAACAACCTCCTACAATATCCTGGTCTAACATCCCTAAATCTGCCCACAATACAACACAGTTACAGGAGAAACCTGATAAAACTCAGTCAGTGGTTTCAAAGCTGACCTTCAAAGTTTCATACAAAGATCACAAAAGGAACATCACCTGCACTGCTACATATCCAAGAAATACGCCTGATGCCTCAACTGTGGAGACTATAGTAATGCTACGAGTCCTGT TTCCTCCAAAAGAAACTCACGTCATCATTACTCCATCTGTTGGCACTAATGTGACTTTGACCTGCAAAAGCCGAGCCAGTCCATCAAATGACTTGACCTACACCTGGTATAAACATGGAGAGGAGACGCCTATAGCTTGGggaatgaaaattaatttaaccCAAACTCAGAATCAAACAGGATCATACCTTTGCattgcacaaaataaatatgGAAATCAGTCATCAGAAGAGGCCCAGCACACAG GACAGAGCGGACTCTCTCATCTGGTGATATTTGGCTGCACAGGAGGACTTTTGGCTTTTTTTCTGTTGTCTGCTGTATTTTTCTACACTATGAG AAAAAAGGCTTCAAGACAGGCCCATGTCATAGGAAGTGATCAG GCTGAGGATAAAAACAGAGACACAATGGATATCTGTACTAACAATGTCACTGCGATCAGCAAGAATGGCGAGAAGAAAGAAACTGATGATCTCCACTATGGTGAAATTGACTTCTCCAAACTCCAGACGGGGCACAAGACAGAGGAACACTCAAACAATGTCTCAGAGACAGAGTATTCTGAGCTTCAAGTGACACAGAGATAG